The genome window CAGACTTCCGGTGCAGGAgccagggatggggagggaggggcagggaccaACACTCTCCTCCTGCGACACAGTTACCATGGGCCAGAGCAAAAAGGCCAGGAGAGAAAAGGTGAGCAAGTGTCCTTAGCTCTGGCACCCAGGCTGTCCCCTGGAGCGGACCTGCATTTGCTGAACGAGGCTGGAACTCAGTTGACATCTGGCATCCATTGGAGGCCAGGGTGGAGGAAAGGCCAAACATTCCTGCTATGAGAACACAACTCCGTCCAGAGCCCAGGGGGGTAGGGAGGGCAATGCAGCCGGGCACCCCGTCGGCAcctgcgccagctccccacatcTGCAGGCTCCCGGGCTCGGCTGATGCCCCTCGTCCATGAGGTCTAGGGTCTGGGGCTGAGGCCAGGCTCTTGGCAGCccctgtgtggggagggaggtggaggtggtggagggctgggcagggagaagATGCAGCCAAGGGCTGGGTGCGGCCACCTGCCCACCTCACACTCGGatctcatcctcctcctcctcgtccatGAAGGAGAACTCCTTGTCAGGCTGCCTGGGGAGAGTGGCCTGGGCCCTGTCTGGCCCCCGGAAGGCAGGGCTGCGCTCCTCCAGGACTCCCGAGGTGCAGCTGGACAGCGAGCTGCTGTCGCGCGTGGTGTGGCTGCCCACACTGCGGGCGGAgccggggctgggggctgccGCTGCCCACCCCTCGTCCTGCAGGGCCTGGGCGGGCAGCGGGGGCAGGTCTGGGCCCACCTCGCCTTCCTGCCTTGCCAGGGGAGGAGCCACCGCTGCCAGAGCGGGAGCCTGGGGGACTTGGTCACCATGGTAACTGCCATCCTCCTCCTCCGGCCCCCACTCCTCTTTGTCCATGATGCTGAGGACGTCGCCCAGCATGGAGGGGCCCAGGTCGATATGGAAGGACATGATGGACTCCGCATGCTTCAGCCCAAAGCTAGCCTTGGGCACGACAGGCAGATCTGTCAGGTCCCCGAAGGCCTGCTCGTCGAGGAGGGGGTCGGGGGAGTGGGGGGCCGTGGCCCCGTTCCGCCGGAGTCCCTCCTCCCCAACACCGGACTCCTCTTGGCCGCCCTCTCCGGTGCTTGCCTTCTTCACCGGGCTGGACGACAGGCTCTTGGGCAGCTTGCTGGAGCCCTTCTCCGAGGCCTCCTTCTCGTTCAGCTGGGGCAGGGACATGGCATTCTTGACGAACAGGGCTGAGTCCCGCAAGGAGCCCAGCATGTCCCTCTGCTCCCGGTCCCCCCTGGTCACCGACTGCGACCGTTTGCTGCCCCGGAACTTCCGGGACAGGAGGCTGCGTttggaggacgaggaggaggccTGCTCGTCCAGGGACTCACCATCCAGCTCTCCAGCCTTGCTGTTGAGGAAGGAGGTGTCCCCGAAGGCATCCCCTGCCCGGCCCACGTGCATGGTGTGGCGGAAGTCACCCAGTGGGGCGCTTATCATCTCGGCCGTGAGGTCCACCCGGGAgcggcgcttggagtgcacggaGCTGGACACCAACTGCTTGAGGATTGGCATCTTGCTGGAGGTGTGGAGCGGAGGCAGCCCTCCAAAGGCAGCACGGAGGTCGGGTCAGATCTGCAGTCCGGTGGGTAGAGGGGGTACTAACTAGGAGATCACAGGGCTGCAAGAAGAGAACAGCACGCAAAGGGTTAACCAGGCtggccacacagcacaaaagcCCACCCGCCAAGGTTGTTATTTAAACCccagacctcctcccaaaatgaaTACTGTGAACTAGGCCAGCAATTGATTTCATAACCCTGACGATGTCGACATGCCCAGGCTCTCAGGTTAGGGCAGTACTTTTGCAGATCGGTTCAGAGTTCAAGTAGCCAGGAACACTTTCCTTGAAACTCGGGAGACAATGTGTCTTCTAAAGGACAAGCACCGCCCCACGCTGCACCCCGCCGTGCTCCGACCAGGCTGGTGCTAGAGCAAGGACAGCCACAGTTACGGATGTGGAGGTGCGCAGGCGACCCCACGCAGCAGTctaggagagagacagaggccaGGACTTGGCTCCTGTGGACAGCCAGTCTGGAGAAGCACTGCAAGTTCTTCCTGCTGTCTGTCCTCAGTCCCTGTGGAGTTAGTGGAACcctcagaggagggagaggacagCATGGGCCCCAGGCAGACACTGCCTGGCACCTCCATGTATGCGCGCAGCCTGGCTCGCATTCTGAATCGGGGCGGGGCTGCTGGGAGCTACAGAACCAGCTCATCAGCCTGCCTTCCAGTCCCTGGCAGGTGTCCCATAACTGAGGAGCCTACCTGTGAGGCCTCCACCGTGGGACCCCAAGCTCTTTGCCAAGGACCCAACCTCTACCCCGGAGATGAGGACTGGAAAACTCTCTCCCAGTTTCTTTAATCATTAGCGGGGCAAGGAGGCAGGGACGAGACCCCTGGGGGATTAGCCAGAACCAAGAGACAGTACAGGGAGAGCCCAGGCCATTTGAAAGCTCGGGGCACCACCCGTGCAGCATCCAGTAAGGACCAAGCTGAAGTGCAGTGTCGGGGCCAAACCAGTCCCATCCCCCCAACAGGAACCTGCCCCAATGCTTGGCCCAGCAGTGCCGGGCAGAGTAAAGTGGGGAGGTGGGGTTTCACAGTGTGATGAGTAAGGGGCGGTGCTGGTCAGTCCTTCCAACAGACCGGTTCTCAGGGGCACCCTCGTGGCAGGCCCACGCTTCCACTCCAGAGCTTGCCATGGGGATGCCCCACCCGGGTTTCTTCCTCACCCCTGGACGCTGCCCCACACCAGGCCACTGCATTCTCCCAGCCCCtgaccccagcccagcaggacccctGCTTCCCCTTTTGTCCCTCTCCAGTGCATCCTTCACCTCTTAGCCAAAGCAAAGTCCACCTAGGACCCCCCCAGGACAGACCCCTTGATCTGGTGGCCAGTCCCCACCTCCCTTGTCAGCGCCACTCCACTACCTGGGCACTTGGCCCTGATCTTCTATCCCCTGGACTCCAGGACTGGACACACGCAGCTCCCTGCTACAATACCCTGTCACCTGACTCACCCAACACCATTCAGCGCTCAGCTGAGACATCACTTCGTCTGGGAAACTGTCCTCAGCCAGGTGAGTCCTCCTGGCCCTCTCTTCCCCACCCGCACACTTCGGACATCCcctctcccagcaggcactggctaCATGGTTCTAGCCCTGCCCATTGGAGCATCATCTCCCAGAGGGTTCGATGGGGCTGTTTACCACTGACCCCTGTCTAACAGTGCCTAGGACAGTCTTCAAACACAACTGTTGGAAGACTAACATGTCCCTcctaccctcccccacctctTATTTCCCCCTTTCTGCCTTCTTAAGCCCCAAGTGGGGTTGGCTTCACTTCAGCCAAAAGCCCTGCTTCAGGGATCCCAGCCTGACCTTGCTGTGCCCTCTAACGGTCCCTCTCCCCACGCCAGGCTATTGTTGCTTGCTCAGTTGCTGATGCCCAGTCTGATGCCCCCCGCACCCAGGCAGTCACTCCAGCAAACAAAGTTGTTTGGGTCAGACAGCAGGAGCCAGACACCGGGGCATATTTGCCACACAGGCGACCAGGGCTGGGCCCAGAGGACTTTTCTGGAAGGCTTTGAGATGACCCACTGCAACTGGTCAGCACTCCCTCCTCATCGTCCCCACCAAACCTCTAGGGAAGTTAGCTCCCCTACCCCCAACCTGAACCCTCCTTCCTGCCCGCACCCCGGGATCTCACCTCTACACAATTATATATGGAACAGGCCAGACCAGGAgctggcaaacattttctgtaaagggccagagactCCGTAAAGCGGCTCTGTGGCTGATACCATCAGTTACTTTGCAGCGGTAACTATATGCAAAACGATGGGCATGGCTGGATCCCAAGAAATCTTTATTTATCAAAACAAGTGGTAGGCTGGATCGGGcctgtgggccatagtttgctgacgcCTAAACTAGACATATGAAAAGTACTGGCCTCAGGGTCACTCCCTCAGCAGTGCTCTAGGAGAGTCGCCACACATGACCCTCTGGGCCAGCCATGGGCTTCCTGGTCAAACGCTGGGGAAATTCTTTttggcaaaaaaagagaaagggaggatGGAATTGGCCTTAACACAGAAGGAAATCAGACCAGGTTTCTAACGAACTCTTGTACTGGAAAAACCCCCAGGGCAGTGAGACAAGAAAGGTCAGGGCCTGTGTCTTCAGCCTGCCTGCAATCCAGTGCCTGCCTCTAGTCACAGAGGCCTGGGACCTCAAAGGGTCGGGAGGGAGGGGACACCAGTGCAGCTGCAAACAGGTTTACTGAGGCCAAGTGGCTTGTCCAGGTTTATGCATCAGAGGGGAGAGCTGGGCTAGAAGCTGGTTCCCGGCCCCAGGCTCTCTGGGTTCCCCTGCAGGCTCTTCTCTGGCCTTGGTGGGTGGCATCCCTGGTCAGTTACATAACCACTTGAGCGTCCCTCCCTGCTTCCGGCAGGGGGAGTCGGGACAGGAGGAGCCGGGCAGCTGCCTTGGGAAAGTTCTTATGTTGTAAGATTTGGACACTATTGACGCTTTGAGCCGGGTCCTTCGTGTGGGGGCTGTCCTGCAGGATGTGTGACAGTCTCTGGCGTCTGCCCATGAGATGCCAGCAGTATCCTTCCCCCAGACGTGACAACCTAAGTACCAGACATCGCCGCATGTTCCCTGGGGGGCAAAAGTGCCCCGCATTGGGAACACACAGGTGAAAATAAAGCATGTGCTATTATTCACCAAGTAAACAagccaacagaaataaaaatttaaaaaaaggaaagaaaaagaaagggggtgtgGCAGGGCGGAAACACACAGGGTCAGAACTGTGGGAACAGGGACATGAATGTCCATAGCTGTGTAAGGGGTTTTCGGCGTAATGGCCGGGACCCCCTGACTCAGAAAGCAACTCCAAGTGCTGTGTGCCCAGATCCTAAGTGCTTGTTAGAGGGAAGAGGAACCCACAGGCCCAGCTGCCAGGCCTCAGCACTGAAGTACAGACCCCTGTGGTCACCTACAGGGACTGGGCATCCTGGCCACCACAGCTAAAGGACACGACGGTCCCACCATTAAGCCCCTCTTCTAGCACCTTCTCACAGGTAAAGCCAGACAGGAAAGTAAGAGGAGCCTGAAGGGGAAACCCTAGGCCAATGCCAGGGCCTCAACATCTTGCACGGCCTTCCAGCCCCCCAAAACAGCAACAAACGGGCTCATGCTATCTGCTGCCTGTGGGCCTGCTCTGGGCAGGGGATGAGGCTCTGCGGCTTGTGGAAAACCAGACCACCTCAGTATCCAGCATGAAAACATCCCGAGAGAGTCAGAGCTAGATGGGGCTACCGGGGGTCCCACTGCCTGGCGGGGAGGGGCTGCTGTACTCCGAAGTCCAGGGAACGGGCAGGGCTAGTCTCTGGGGCCCTAGAGGCAGAATCAGACTAGACAGGCCAGGCTTCAAGGCTGGTGGAAACTCACTCGCTGGGTTGTTGTTAAGTCCTTGAATTCACCACCCCCCAGTGACGACATCACCTAAGCTTTGCAGAGAATGACCTGGGGGCGAGGAGATGGAACACCAGTTTCAGTACAGGCAGCGGCCTGGGCTGGTCCTGGGAGCAGTGCAGGGGACTGAGTGCACCCCGGAAGGGGCTGGTGCCAAAGGGAGCTGTGGCCTTGGAGGGGGTGTCACTATGCAGCGTGACTCAGCTCTGGGGAAGTGGCTAAAATAGGCTGCCTGGTGACGGGTGGCCACTCCCCACAGCCTGTCCTGGGCGGgacatccccaccccaccccggaaGACAATATCCCTCTTTCctggcagagagaaaaatggagcagCAACTCACAGCTCTTCCTGGCTCTCCCCAGCCTCTGGTGCAACCAGATTTTCCACCCTTGGCCCCACCAACCACAGAACATTCCTCGTAAGGCAGGAGCAATGAGCCTTCCCTGGAGGGCCAGGCCCCTGGCTGGGCTGACATTGCCCATGCTCGCCATCAGCTCTGCTCCTGCGACTAGAGAGGACAGGCCTTGCCTGGAGCCTGCACCCATGCTCCCTGCGGAGCACTGCCCTCCCTGATCAGCCAGCCCAGCACCAACTAGACAGACAGAAGGACAGGCTAGGCCAATGCACTCCAAACACCCGGGCAAGTGGCTTGTCCTGGCAGCCCAGCCCGAGGCAGGCAACAGACCTGAgctctcctggagcagccacGCCGGCTGCCCACTTTGCAGCTGACCTGTAGCTCACCCTGGATGGAGGGGTAGTCATGCTTCAGCGCCCACAGCCACTGGGCAGTCATCCCCCCTTCCTCACTTCGGGAGTTGTTTTAACCATCCACACCAGCCCCAAGCAACGTAGCTGGACAGAAGGGGACATTCGGCACGAGAAGGCTTCAGTCATGGCTTGGATTGGCCATAAGAGGCTTTgtccatttccttctttcccttctccctccctccttccttcctttccttccctccttcttcatGGACTTACTGCATGCCCACCCATTTTCCCATGCTCTTCTAGGCCCcagagatacagcagtgaatatAGCCAGTGGACAAGCCCCTGCCTTTCCAGGTCACACTTGCATGTGAGTGTGGGTGGATGGGAACCGGGGCTAAACACACAAATTAAACAGTATCTCACAGTCCTCACTGTCAAGGGGACAATGGGTCATGGGATTGCGTGTGAGACTTCCAGGGTGGGAGAGGCGCCTCTGAGGCAGGGGCACTGTGAGCTGAGAACTGAGAAGGAACCAAGTGTGTCTGTCAAGAACATTCTGGTGgagggaacagcacatgcaaaggcccagTGGTGGGAAGAAGCTTGAGCAACAGAATGAAAATATAGTGGCCAGAGGGCAGGTTAGACAGGGTCCTCCCTAAGACCGAGCGGGAGTTTGGATG of Manis javanica isolate MJ-LG chromosome 4, MJ_LKY, whole genome shotgun sequence contains these proteins:
- the CDC42EP4 gene encoding cdc42 effector protein 4, with the translated sequence MPILKQLVSSSVHSKRRSRVDLTAEMISAPLGDFRHTMHVGRAGDAFGDTSFLNSKAGELDGESLDEQASSSSSKRSLLSRKFRGSKRSQSVTRGDREQRDMLGSLRDSALFVKNAMSLPQLNEKEASEKGSSKLPKSLSSSPVKKASTGEGGQEESGVGEEGLRRNGATAPHSPDPLLDEQAFGDLTDLPVVPKASFGLKHAESIMSFHIDLGPSMLGDVLSIMDKEEWGPEEEDGSYHGDQVPQAPALAAVAPPLARQEGEVGPDLPPLPAQALQDEGWAAAAPSPGSARSVGSHTTRDSSSLSSCTSGVLEERSPAFRGPDRAQATLPRQPDKEFSFMDEEEEDEIRV